A genomic window from Microvirga sp. TS319 includes:
- a CDS encoding glycoside hydrolase family 2 protein, which translates to MQDNRISLDGTWEFLHVADDRLSGPAEVRQIVVPSPWQAQFSDLRMRAGIGIYRKTIEVDEAWLHDSIWIRFGAVFHNTKVFVNGEAVGHNEGGFLPFSFDVTPYLRPGPNEIKVRVDSPTDNPAEFPDSPLAEIPFGKQSWYGPLSGIWQSVYLERRIPDHMSRVRLVPQLATGRVTSGVFFARPLSDATQTHIEVTDPSGRTVVDEMHETQVGVTSMPFELTVHDVQPWSPDHPNLYRIRLQLMRGGDVKDEIVDHFGFRTIEARNGKFYLNGEPLYLRAALDQDYYPDTICTVPSVEFLEDQFRKAKELGLNCLRCHIKAADPRYYETADRMGMLIWTELPNGGMATDRSRGRKEKLLKGIVDRDGNHPSIIIWTIINENWGVDLVNDADHRDWLKRTFAWLKAYDPTRLVVDNSPLAPSFHVESDIADYHFYAAYPDHRAQWDQFVDELSNRASWLYSPHGDAVITGREPLMCSEFGNWGLPYPKDLRDAKGEEPWWFETGHDWGEGVMYAHGVENRFSDWSMDRVFGDLRRFVIAAQWQQFRAFKYEIEAMRRKPNLAGYVITELHDCHWESNGLLDMRRNTRVFHELFHIFNSDTVIVPKWERASYWSGETVALELAVAQGAGPALEDCKLEISICNETQTIDLPRIEAPSVFDIGRIEIRVPEMNEPSLRRISFTLRSSDGDLVAQNHHDIAIHPVRTRPVHVRELVWSPDEDLRERFSALGYTMARAFEESTLIVSRTHNKAIADHVRAGAKLLLLPEEDMSLYPFFPHWQAVKVQARHGTLWSGDWASSFAWLRRAGHFARFPSGPLLDETMDRVLPDHVISGCNLLDFQARVFAGLVVGWIHKPVALGVERSYGRGRLVASTLRLLRDKPLADPTATILTDALVELAVESRAARLEDAVRAAEAAA; encoded by the coding sequence ATGCAGGACAATCGCATCAGTCTGGATGGGACTTGGGAATTTTTGCACGTGGCCGACGACCGTTTGTCGGGCCCGGCAGAGGTTCGCCAGATTGTTGTGCCAAGTCCCTGGCAGGCCCAGTTCTCGGATCTGCGCATGCGGGCGGGAATCGGCATCTATCGCAAGACGATCGAGGTCGATGAAGCGTGGCTGCACGACAGCATCTGGATCCGTTTCGGCGCCGTCTTCCACAACACGAAGGTCTTCGTCAACGGCGAAGCCGTAGGTCATAACGAGGGTGGCTTCCTGCCCTTCTCGTTCGATGTGACGCCCTATCTCAGGCCCGGCCCCAACGAGATCAAGGTGCGTGTGGATTCGCCCACCGACAACCCGGCCGAGTTTCCCGATTCGCCGCTCGCCGAAATCCCCTTCGGCAAGCAGAGCTGGTACGGTCCGCTCTCCGGCATCTGGCAATCGGTCTATCTGGAGCGCCGCATTCCCGACCACATGAGCCGGGTCCGCCTCGTTCCGCAGCTGGCCACGGGCCGCGTGACGTCGGGCGTGTTCTTCGCGCGTCCGCTCTCGGATGCCACGCAGACTCACATCGAGGTGACCGACCCGTCCGGCAGGACCGTCGTCGACGAGATGCACGAGACGCAAGTGGGCGTGACCAGCATGCCCTTCGAGCTGACGGTGCACGACGTACAGCCCTGGTCGCCCGATCACCCGAACCTTTATCGCATTCGCCTGCAGCTCATGCGCGGCGGCGACGTGAAGGACGAGATCGTCGATCATTTCGGATTCCGCACCATCGAAGCGCGCAACGGCAAGTTCTACCTCAACGGAGAACCCCTCTACCTGCGCGCGGCGCTCGACCAGGACTACTATCCGGACACGATCTGCACCGTGCCATCGGTGGAGTTCCTGGAGGACCAGTTCAGAAAGGCGAAGGAGCTCGGCCTCAACTGCCTGCGTTGCCACATCAAGGCGGCGGATCCGCGCTATTACGAAACCGCCGACCGTATGGGCATGCTGATTTGGACGGAACTGCCCAACGGCGGCATGGCCACCGACCGCTCGCGCGGGCGCAAGGAAAAGCTCCTGAAGGGCATCGTCGACCGCGACGGCAATCACCCGTCCATCATCATCTGGACGATCATCAACGAGAACTGGGGTGTCGACCTCGTCAACGACGCTGACCATCGCGATTGGCTCAAGCGCACCTTCGCGTGGCTGAAGGCCTACGATCCGACGCGCCTCGTCGTCGACAACTCGCCCCTCGCCCCGAGCTTCCACGTGGAATCCGACATCGCGGATTATCACTTCTACGCCGCTTACCCCGACCACCGGGCGCAGTGGGATCAATTCGTGGACGAGCTCTCGAACCGGGCCTCCTGGCTCTATTCGCCCCACGGCGATGCGGTGATCACAGGCCGGGAGCCCCTCATGTGCTCCGAGTTCGGAAACTGGGGTCTGCCCTATCCGAAGGACCTGCGTGACGCGAAAGGCGAAGAGCCCTGGTGGTTCGAGACCGGCCACGACTGGGGTGAGGGCGTGATGTACGCCCATGGCGTCGAGAACCGCTTCTCCGACTGGAGCATGGATCGGGTCTTCGGCGACCTCCGCCGCTTCGTGATCGCAGCGCAATGGCAGCAGTTTCGTGCCTTCAAGTACGAGATCGAGGCCATGCGCAGGAAGCCGAACCTAGCCGGCTATGTGATCACCGAACTGCACGACTGCCACTGGGAGTCGAACGGTCTTCTCGACATGCGCCGCAACACGCGCGTGTTCCACGAGCTGTTCCACATCTTCAATTCCGATACCGTCATCGTGCCGAAATGGGAGCGCGCCTCCTACTGGTCGGGCGAGACGGTTGCGCTGGAACTCGCCGTCGCCCAGGGCGCAGGACCGGCTCTTGAGGATTGCAAGCTCGAGATCAGCATCTGCAACGAGACGCAGACGATCGACCTGCCTCGCATCGAGGCTCCGTCCGTGTTCGATATCGGGCGCATCGAGATCCGGGTGCCGGAGATGAACGAGCCGTCGCTGCGACGCATCAGCTTTACCCTGCGTTCATCCGACGGAGACCTCGTGGCTCAGAATCACCACGACATCGCCATCCATCCCGTTCGCACCCGCCCGGTGCATGTCCGGGAGCTGGTGTGGTCGCCCGACGAAGACCTCCGCGAGCGCTTTAGCGCCCTGGGCTACACCATGGCGCGGGCCTTCGAGGAATCGACGCTGATCGTTTCCCGCACGCACAACAAGGCGATTGCCGATCACGTGCGCGCCGGAGCCAAGCTGCTGCTCCTGCCGGAAGAGGACATGAGCCTCTATCCCTTCTTCCCGCATTGGCAGGCGGTGAAGGTGCAGGCGCGTCACGGCACCTTGTGGTCAGGCGATTGGGCCTCCTCCTTCGCCTGGCTGCGCCGCGCGGGTCACTTCGCCCGCTTCCCCTCGGGGCCGCTCCTCGACGAGACCATGGACCGGGTTCTGCCCGATCACGTGATCTCGGGCTGCAACCTGCTGGACTTCCAGGCCCGCGTCTTTGCCGGCCTCGTGGTCGGCTGGATCCATAAGCCGGTGGCGCTCGGCGTCGAGCGCTCCTACGGACGCGGTCGCCTCGTCGCCTCCACTCTTCGTCTGCTGCGGGATAAGCCGCTCGCAGATCCGACGGCCACCATCCTGACGGATGCCCTGGTGGAGCTCGCCGTCGAATCGCGGGCCGCCCGCCTCGAGGATGCGGTGCGGGCGGCGGAAGCCGCCGCCTGA
- a CDS encoding DUF3772 domain-containing protein — MTGIGLKRLFAAAIVACGLASGGFAFAQQAQAPAQQPTSASQAPSSEAPAKPAAPPDAPAVNVSTETKAARAKLDGFKADLDQKEMALQGRVLSDPELQNLRQQIEPIIADIRAVIEEQAPRLEASRQRLSQLGPKPATGQPEESADVARDRADREAAVAELDETQRLGRALLVQAEQLSAQIGDLRRAGFTRALFEQGDGLLSPNLWMSVIHAIPRELRAQRIVLSDNFEQMQRTTTLGVLLLLGLAVGVAVALYAGRRSIAPRLVRRDPAITDPSRRSRLMAAVAVLVLGAGPAVAGSWLVWIAFDSVDIVTPRLEAVARSILGGLAFIACVRALIDAILAPDHPSWRLIPLRDASATRIMNFSVILATVLIIGKVIESFNKAIAAALPITVITRAVFALAIALVFADLLRRFAARENEENCLGPYVAQEVDIGGPVRGLGWFVVAVVICGVLGGYTALASFVIDQAVSISLIIAMLILCITLADEFIAGSLRAQSRLATTLQANTGIRRRSLEQIGVLASGVARLALIVIAILLVLLPWGIESTDVASSLRALFFGFSVGDVTISLSSVLIAALLFAAGFTVTRIIQRWLDNTFLPATDLDAGLRNSIRTAAGYVGVITAGVIAFTYLGLSLERLTIVAGALSVGIGFGLQSIVNNFISGLILLWERPIRVGDLVVVGDGEGYVRRINVRSTEIQTFDRSTLIVPNSNLISGIVRNRVRNDRVGRVIVSIPVPRATDPDLMADIMRSAALAHREVMSEPNPRVLFKKVTENTIDFDLVCFVDDIDAAGRVSSDLYFEIFRGLRKAGIGVPVPAAPEPEDEPNADLSKKEGDEDETLTLLKDKSPA; from the coding sequence ATGACTGGGATTGGACTGAAGCGGCTGTTTGCGGCCGCAATCGTTGCGTGCGGCCTGGCCTCGGGTGGCTTTGCTTTTGCCCAGCAGGCGCAGGCGCCGGCCCAGCAACCGACGTCCGCTTCCCAGGCTCCCTCTTCCGAGGCGCCGGCCAAACCGGCCGCACCGCCCGATGCTCCGGCCGTCAACGTGTCGACCGAAACGAAGGCGGCCCGCGCCAAGCTCGATGGTTTCAAGGCCGATCTCGATCAAAAGGAAATGGCGCTCCAGGGCCGCGTTCTGTCCGATCCGGAACTGCAGAACCTGCGCCAGCAGATCGAGCCGATCATCGCCGACATCCGCGCCGTCATCGAGGAGCAGGCTCCGCGGCTGGAGGCGAGCCGCCAACGCCTCTCGCAGCTCGGGCCGAAGCCCGCGACCGGCCAGCCCGAAGAAAGCGCCGATGTGGCCCGCGATCGGGCGGACCGGGAGGCAGCCGTTGCGGAACTCGACGAAACGCAGCGTCTCGGACGCGCGCTTCTGGTCCAGGCCGAACAGCTGAGCGCTCAGATCGGCGACCTGCGCCGGGCCGGCTTCACGCGCGCGCTGTTCGAGCAGGGCGACGGGCTCCTCAGCCCCAATCTCTGGATGAGCGTCATCCATGCGATTCCGCGGGAGTTGCGGGCTCAACGGATCGTGCTGTCGGACAATTTCGAGCAGATGCAGCGTACTACGACCCTCGGCGTGCTGCTGCTTCTGGGCCTCGCCGTCGGCGTTGCCGTGGCGCTTTATGCCGGCCGCCGCTCCATTGCGCCCCGCCTCGTCCGGCGCGATCCGGCAATCACGGATCCGTCGCGCCGCAGCCGCCTGATGGCCGCAGTCGCCGTCCTTGTCCTGGGCGCCGGCCCCGCCGTCGCAGGAAGCTGGCTCGTCTGGATCGCCTTCGATTCGGTGGACATCGTCACCCCCCGTCTGGAGGCGGTGGCGCGATCGATTCTCGGCGGCCTGGCTTTCATTGCCTGCGTGCGTGCCCTCATCGACGCCATTCTCGCGCCGGACCATCCGTCCTGGCGCCTGATCCCCCTGCGGGATGCATCCGCCACCCGCATCATGAACTTCTCGGTGATCCTCGCAACCGTCCTGATCATCGGAAAGGTCATCGAATCGTTCAACAAGGCCATCGCGGCGGCCCTGCCGATCACGGTCATCACCCGGGCTGTTTTCGCCCTGGCCATAGCGCTTGTCTTCGCAGATCTGCTGCGCCGCTTCGCAGCGCGTGAGAACGAGGAGAACTGCCTCGGCCCCTACGTCGCGCAGGAAGTCGACATCGGCGGCCCGGTGCGGGGATTGGGATGGTTCGTGGTGGCCGTCGTGATCTGCGGCGTGCTCGGCGGATACACGGCGCTCGCGTCGTTCGTGATCGACCAGGCGGTTTCGATCTCCCTCATCATTGCGATGCTCATCCTCTGCATCACCCTCGCGGACGAGTTCATTGCGGGCTCCCTGCGCGCTCAGAGCAGGCTCGCCACGACGCTCCAGGCCAATACGGGCATCCGCCGGCGTTCGCTGGAGCAGATCGGCGTGCTGGCGAGCGGCGTTGCGCGCCTGGCGCTGATCGTCATCGCGATCCTGCTGGTTCTGCTGCCCTGGGGCATCGAATCGACCGATGTGGCGAGTTCCCTGCGGGCGCTGTTCTTCGGCTTCAGTGTCGGCGATGTGACGATCTCCCTTTCGTCGGTCCTGATCGCGGCGCTGCTCTTTGCGGCGGGCTTCACGGTCACGCGCATCATCCAGCGCTGGCTCGACAACACCTTCCTGCCGGCGACCGACCTCGATGCGGGCCTGCGCAACTCGATCCGCACGGCGGCGGGCTATGTGGGGGTCATCACGGCGGGCGTCATCGCCTTCACCTATCTCGGCCTGAGCCTGGAGCGGCTGACCATCGTGGCCGGCGCCCTGTCGGTGGGTATCGGTTTCGGCCTCCAGTCCATTGTCAACAACTTCATCTCGGGCCTTATCCTGCTGTGGGAGCGCCCGATCCGGGTGGGCGATCTCGTGGTCGTAGGCGACGGCGAGGGCTATGTTCGCCGGATCAATGTACGCTCCACCGAGATCCAGACCTTCGATCGCTCGACGCTGATCGTGCCGAACTCGAACCTGATCTCGGGGATCGTCCGCAATCGCGTGCGCAACGACCGCGTTGGGCGCGTCATCGTGTCGATCCCCGTGCCGCGTGCGACTGATCCCGATCTGATGGCCGACATCATGCGCAGCGCCGCGCTGGCGCATCGCGAGGTGATGAGCGAGCCCAATCCGCGCGTCCTTTTCAAGAAGGTGACGGAGAACACCATCGATTTCGATCTCGTCTGCTTCGTGGACGATATCGACGCCGCGGGCCGGGTTTCGAGCGATCTCTATTTCGAGATTTTCCGGGGCCTGCGGAAGGCGGGTATCGGCGTGCCCGTGCCCGCCGCTCCAGAGCCCGAGGACGAGCCGAATGCCGATCTGTCCAAGAAGGAGGGGGATGAGGATGAAACCTTAACCCTTCTCAAGGATAAGTCGCCGGCATGA
- a CDS encoding CAP domain-containing protein, with protein MKSLLCLSLSALALAGCQSEQRYVGSQTPSFYASMANAGAVVDGAMARDMIGAYRRNNGLGLLTLDPELQAAAQAEADAMARADKPSSAETFKRRLASGGFAAPAANLSAGYHTLAEAFSGWRESPQHNRVMLDPRATRIGIATAYAPGSKYKVYWVLAVAADRS; from the coding sequence ATGAAGAGCCTCCTTTGCCTCAGCCTTTCCGCGCTTGCCCTTGCGGGCTGCCAGTCCGAGCAGCGTTATGTCGGTTCGCAGACGCCAAGCTTCTACGCCTCCATGGCCAATGCCGGGGCCGTGGTTGACGGGGCCATGGCGCGGGACATGATCGGCGCCTATCGCCGGAACAACGGCTTAGGGCTGCTCACGCTCGATCCCGAATTGCAGGCGGCGGCGCAGGCCGAGGCGGACGCCATGGCGAGGGCGGACAAGCCCAGCTCGGCCGAGACGTTCAAGCGCCGGCTGGCCTCGGGGGGCTTCGCCGCACCGGCCGCCAATCTCTCCGCCGGATACCACACCCTTGCAGAAGCCTTCTCCGGCTGGCGCGAGAGCCCGCAGCACAACAGGGTAATGCTCGACCCCAGGGCGACGCGGATCGGCATCGCTACGGCCTATGCGCCCGGTTCCAAGTACAAGGTCTATTGGGTTCTGGCCGTCGCGGCGGATCGAAGCTGA
- a CDS encoding ABC transporter ATP-binding protein/permease, producing the protein MPPPPATGSDQEVGPGQDQTLAKEADQVAAHQPEPQDPEASHELGPSIGRELLLLFRDMVRNRKGWPMIRLAIAIVVVLIGNMVGQVRLNQWNGAFFDAVEKRNTAAFFDQLLVFAAIVAVLLVLVVGQTWLQERLKIRLRQRLTQVLLNLWLKPNHAYQLGFMGEAGHQPDQRLQEDCRLFSELSTELGVGMLQAFLLLVSFIGVLWTLSGATTFVIHGDEITIPGYMVWVAIGYAGIGSGLTWLVGRPLIRLNTLRYAREADLRFALVRVNESAESVSLYNGEADERRNLDEFVEAVLKATRRLSGALARLTWITSGYGWLAIVVPILAAAPGYFSGKLSFGGMMMVVGAFNQVQAALRYFVDNFPKIADWRSAVLRVATFRQAVMDLEEVTAENGKIDIQPHPKGWLSFEGLSIALNDGSILIEDATAEIRPGERVLIMGESGAGKSTLFRAIAELWPWGSGTIRMPPGNEMMFLPQRPYLPLGTLRAALSYPASPDTFDDADIRAALERCGLGDFVDMLDKNERWDRTMSLGQQQRVAFARVLLHRPRWVFMDEATSALDEENQASMLSLFENELNGATVMSIGHRPGLEEFHTRTLHIRKTDEGAILLARPRLQRTASSRRRWIGNLRKRFRKAGHRHEPGES; encoded by the coding sequence ATGCCCCCGCCCCCTGCCACCGGAAGCGACCAGGAGGTCGGGCCGGGGCAGGATCAGACGCTCGCGAAGGAGGCGGATCAGGTTGCCGCTCACCAGCCCGAGCCCCAAGATCCGGAAGCATCCCACGAGTTAGGGCCCAGCATCGGGCGGGAGCTGCTCCTGCTGTTCCGGGACATGGTCCGGAACCGGAAGGGCTGGCCGATGATCCGGCTGGCCATCGCGATCGTGGTCGTTCTCATCGGCAACATGGTGGGGCAGGTCCGGCTGAACCAATGGAACGGCGCATTCTTCGACGCCGTGGAGAAGCGCAACACGGCGGCCTTCTTCGACCAGCTTCTCGTCTTTGCGGCCATCGTTGCCGTGCTGCTGGTCCTCGTCGTGGGGCAGACCTGGCTGCAGGAGCGGCTGAAAATCCGCCTGAGGCAGAGATTGACGCAGGTTCTGCTCAATCTCTGGCTGAAGCCCAACCATGCCTACCAGCTCGGTTTCATGGGAGAGGCGGGCCATCAGCCCGATCAGCGCCTCCAGGAGGATTGCCGTCTCTTTTCCGAGCTCTCGACGGAGCTGGGCGTCGGCATGCTGCAGGCATTCCTCCTGCTGGTCAGCTTCATCGGCGTCCTGTGGACGCTCTCGGGCGCGACGACCTTCGTCATCCATGGGGACGAGATCACGATTCCCGGCTACATGGTGTGGGTCGCCATAGGCTATGCCGGCATCGGCTCCGGCCTGACCTGGCTGGTCGGGCGCCCGCTGATCCGGCTCAACACGCTCCGTTACGCCCGCGAGGCCGATCTGCGCTTCGCTCTTGTGCGCGTCAACGAAAGTGCCGAGAGCGTTTCCCTTTACAACGGCGAGGCCGACGAGCGGCGCAATCTCGACGAGTTCGTGGAGGCGGTTCTCAAGGCGACGCGCCGGCTGTCCGGCGCGCTCGCGCGCCTGACCTGGATCACGTCGGGCTATGGATGGCTCGCGATCGTCGTGCCGATCCTGGCCGCGGCGCCGGGTTATTTCAGCGGAAAGCTCTCCTTCGGCGGCATGATGATGGTGGTCGGCGCGTTCAATCAGGTGCAGGCGGCCCTGCGCTACTTCGTCGACAACTTCCCGAAGATCGCCGATTGGCGCTCGGCGGTCCTGCGCGTCGCCACCTTCCGGCAGGCGGTCATGGATCTGGAGGAGGTGACGGCCGAGAACGGCAAGATCGACATTCAGCCTCATCCCAAAGGTTGGCTCAGCTTCGAAGGGCTCTCCATCGCCTTGAACGACGGCAGCATCCTCATCGAGGACGCGACGGCGGAGATCCGGCCCGGCGAGCGGGTGCTGATCATGGGCGAATCCGGAGCCGGCAAGAGCACGTTGTTCAGAGCCATCGCGGAACTCTGGCCCTGGGGATCCGGCACAATCAGGATGCCGCCGGGCAACGAGATGATGTTCCTGCCGCAGCGCCCGTACCTCCCGCTTGGAACGCTCAGGGCTGCGCTCAGCTATCCGGCTTCGCCCGATACCTTCGACGACGCGGACATTCGCGCCGCCCTGGAGCGCTGCGGGCTGGGCGATTTCGTGGATATGCTCGACAAGAACGAGCGCTGGGACAGGACGATGTCGCTCGGTCAGCAGCAACGCGTCGCCTTCGCCCGCGTCCTGCTGCACAGGCCCCGATGGGTCTTCATGGATGAGGCGACCTCGGCTCTCGACGAGGAAAACCAGGCCTCCATGCTGTCCCTGTTCGAGAACGAGCTGAATGGCGCAACCGTGATGTCCATCGGACATCGGCCGGGGCTCGAAGAGTTCCACACGCGCACGCTCCACATCCGCAAGACCGACGAGGGGGCCATCCTGCTCGCGAGGCCCCGTCTTCAGCGGACTGCGTCATCGCGGCGGAGATGGATTGGAAATCTCCGGAAACGGTTCAGGAAAGCCGGTCATCGTCATGAGCCCGGCGAGAGTTGA
- a CDS encoding glucan ABC transporter ATP-binding protein/ permease translates to MRLIRLYVRVLGQLGSDLRIGAVLALANIALAISAFAEPILFGRIIDVLTRAQVPGSTPVTFPMLMPLILAWVAFGLFSIGAGALVALHADRLAHRRRLAVVANYFEHVLELPLAFHTTTHSGRVLKVMLEGSGGMSWLWLGFFREHLSALIALVVLLPLTVFLNWRLGLLLVVLVGIFTVLTAIVLRKTETLQGSVERYHSTLAEHASDALGNVPVIQSFTRIEAESRSLRVIIQQLLQAQNPVLSWWALASVASRASATITVTAIFLLGTWLHLNGLATIGEVVMFMSMATMLIGRLEQAVSFINQLFMQAPKLQEFFEILDTTPAVHDRPNAKAVDRFRGEVVFDDVSFSYDGKRSAVQDVSFAIRPGENVALVGATGSGKSTTLGLLHRAFDPQSGCIRIDGDDIRDLSLASLRRNIGVVFQEPMLFARTIRENLQVGRPDATDAEMIEALQRAQAIEFISRQAEGLDTVVGERGRSLSGGERQRLSIARALLKNPPILILDEATSALDAATEQKLQRALDEVMKGRTTFVIAHRLATIRNADRILVFEQGRVVETGSFDELVARGGRFAELARAQFMAAEEPARPVVRDAVAAPV, encoded by the coding sequence ATGCGGCTGATCAGGCTTTACGTGCGCGTTCTGGGCCAGCTCGGGTCGGACCTGAGGATCGGCGCGGTGCTCGCCCTGGCGAATATCGCCCTCGCCATTTCGGCCTTTGCCGAGCCGATCCTCTTCGGCCGTATCATCGACGTTCTGACCCGTGCGCAGGTCCCGGGTTCGACGCCGGTCACTTTCCCGATGCTGATGCCCTTGATCCTGGCATGGGTGGCTTTCGGCCTCTTCTCCATCGGGGCGGGCGCACTCGTGGCGCTCCATGCGGACAGGCTGGCTCATCGCCGCCGTCTGGCTGTGGTGGCCAATTACTTCGAGCACGTTCTCGAACTCCCGCTCGCTTTTCATACCACGACCCATTCGGGCCGTGTTCTGAAGGTCATGCTGGAGGGCTCCGGCGGCATGTCCTGGCTCTGGCTCGGCTTCTTCCGCGAGCACCTCTCGGCCCTCATTGCTCTCGTGGTGCTTCTGCCGCTCACCGTCTTCCTGAACTGGCGGCTGGGACTTCTCCTCGTGGTGCTCGTCGGCATCTTCACGGTGCTCACTGCCATCGTGCTGCGCAAGACCGAGACCCTGCAGGGATCCGTCGAACGCTATCACTCGACTCTCGCCGAACACGCGTCCGACGCCCTCGGCAACGTGCCGGTCATTCAGTCGTTCACGCGCATCGAAGCCGAGAGCCGATCGCTGCGCGTGATCATCCAGCAGCTCCTGCAGGCGCAGAATCCCGTTCTGTCCTGGTGGGCGCTCGCCTCCGTGGCCTCTCGCGCGTCGGCCACGATCACGGTCACGGCCATCTTCCTGCTCGGCACCTGGCTGCATCTGAACGGTCTGGCGACCATCGGCGAAGTCGTCATGTTCATGAGCATGGCCACGATGTTGATCGGGCGGCTCGAGCAGGCGGTGAGCTTCATCAACCAGCTCTTCATGCAGGCACCGAAGCTGCAGGAATTCTTCGAGATTCTCGATACGACGCCCGCCGTTCACGATCGGCCGAACGCCAAGGCCGTCGACCGCTTCCGCGGTGAGGTCGTGTTCGACGATGTGAGCTTCTCCTATGATGGAAAGCGTTCCGCCGTGCAGGATGTATCCTTCGCGATTCGGCCCGGGGAGAATGTGGCGCTGGTCGGCGCGACCGGGTCGGGCAAGTCCACGACGCTCGGCCTGCTGCACCGGGCCTTCGACCCGCAATCGGGCTGCATCCGCATCGACGGCGACGACATTCGCGACCTGAGCCTCGCCTCCCTCCGCCGCAATATCGGCGTCGTGTTCCAGGAGCCGATGCTCTTTGCCCGCACGATCCGCGAGAACCTCCAGGTCGGGCGTCCCGACGCCACGGATGCCGAGATGATCGAGGCCCTGCAGCGCGCGCAGGCGATCGAATTCATCTCCCGCCAGGCGGAAGGGCTCGATACCGTCGTCGGCGAGCGCGGCCGCTCCCTCTCGGGCGGCGAGCGCCAGCGTCTTTCCATCGCGCGCGCCCTGTTGAAGAATCCCCCGATCCTGATCCTCGACGAGGCGACGAGCGCCCTCGACGCGGCGACCGAACAGAAGCTGCAGCGTGCGCTCGACGAGGTGATGAAAGGGCGCACGACCTTCGTGATCGCCCATCGGCTCGCCACGATCCGCAACGCCGACCGCATCCTGGTCTTCGAACAGGGACGCGTCGTCGAGACCGGGTCCTTCGACGAGCTCGTGGCCCGAGGCGGGCGCTTTGCGGAACTGGCCCGCGCGCAGTTCATGGCCGCGGAGGAACCGGCCAGACCGGTGGTGCGGGACGCCGTCGCCGCGCCCGTATGA
- a CDS encoding alpha/beta fold hydrolase gives MVHTIDPHTPGIHLKVNGITLHGIEAGPKDGPLVILLHGFPEFWWGWRYQIEPLAKAGFRVLAPDQRGYNLSDKPEGRRAYDLDTLAQDVIGLSEALGYGTCSLVGHDWGGLAAWWTASRHPDRIERLVAINAPHPAIAGDYMRRHPSQMLRSSYIGFFQLPYLPEFLLSAQGYRSLKRALRRTSRSGTFPEADLAEYEKAWSRPGALTGMLDWYRALPFRPPHRSLAQLAMPVLAIWGMQDRFLEFGLCEQSLALCPRGRTLPVSQATHWVHLEEADTVNGALLDFLKS, from the coding sequence ATCGTGCACACGATCGATCCCCACACACCCGGCATCCATCTCAAGGTCAACGGCATCACGCTCCATGGCATCGAGGCCGGGCCGAAGGACGGTCCCCTCGTCATCCTGCTGCATGGTTTCCCCGAATTCTGGTGGGGCTGGCGCTACCAGATCGAGCCTCTGGCGAAGGCGGGCTTTCGCGTCCTCGCGCCGGACCAGCGCGGCTACAATCTCAGCGACAAGCCCGAGGGCCGAAGGGCCTACGATCTCGATACCCTCGCCCAGGACGTCATTGGCCTCAGCGAGGCGCTGGGATACGGCACGTGCTCGCTCGTGGGCCACGACTGGGGCGGTCTCGCCGCCTGGTGGACGGCCTCGCGCCATCCGGACAGGATCGAACGGCTCGTGGCGATCAACGCGCCGCATCCGGCCATCGCGGGCGACTACATGCGCCGTCATCCGAGCCAGATGCTGAGGAGTTCGTATATCGGGTTCTTCCAGCTGCCCTATCTGCCCGAGTTCCTGCTTTCGGCGCAAGGCTACCGGAGCCTCAAGCGAGCGCTGCGGCGCACGAGCCGGTCCGGCACGTTCCCGGAGGCGGATCTGGCCGAATACGAAAAAGCCTGGAGCCGCCCCGGCGCGCTCACGGGCATGCTCGACTGGTATCGGGCGCTGCCCTTCAGGCCGCCGCACCGCTCCCTTGCGCAACTTGCGATGCCGGTGCTGGCGATCTGGGGCATGCAGGACCGGTTCCTGGAATTCGGCCTCTGCGAGCAGAGTTTGGCGCTGTGCCCGCGCGGCAGGACATTGCCCGTTTCACAGGCGACCCATTGGGTTCACCTCGAGGAAGCCGATACGGTCAACGGCGCGTTGCTCGACTTCCTGAAGTCCTGA